From Thermoplasmata archaeon:
ATTCGGACGGGGTGGAATGGACATAATGCTTACGTCCCAGCGCGGTATGGCTTTGCAACAGACTCGGTGACGTTCATGGACGCGAAGTACTACATCGGACTGGACGAGACGTATGGCGCTCACAACTACCACCCGCTCCCCGTCGTCATCTCGAAGGCGAAGGGCGTCTGGGTGTGGGACGTCGAGGGCAAGAAGTACATCGACATGCTGAGCTCGTACTCGGCGATCAACCAGGGCCACCTGCACCCGCGAATCGTGAAGGCCGCGAAGGACCAGATGGACAAGGTCACGCTGACGTCGCGGGCCTTCTGCAACGACTGGATGGGGCCGTTCCTGAAGAAGCTCTGCGAGGTTGCGGGGATGGACGTCGCCCTGCCGATGAACACGGGCGCCGAGGCGGTCGAGACGTCGATCAAGGTCGCCCGGCGCTTCATGCACGAAACCAAGGGCATCCCCGAGGACGAGGGCGAGATCATCGTCATGGAGAACAACTTCCATGGGCGCACGACGACGATCATCAGCTTTTCGAGCGACCCTGACTCGAGGCGGGGCTTCGGGCCGTTCACGCCCGGCTTCGTCACGGTCCCGTACAACGATGTCCGCGCCGTCCAGAGGGCAGTCACTCCGAAGACGATCGGGATTCTCGTGGAGCCGATCCAAGGCGAGGCGGGCATCAACATCCCCTCGCCCGGCTACCTCAAGGAGCTGCGACGCATCTGTGACGAGCACAAGATCCTCCTCATCCTGGACGAGATCCAGACCGGGTGGGCCCGCACGGGCAAGATGTTCGCGTTCATGCACGAGGGTATCAAGCCCGACGTGCTCTGCGTGGGCAAGGCCCTTGGCGGCGGCCTCTATCCCGTGTCTGCGTCCCTGGCGCGCAAGGACATCATGGACGTCTTCACACCGGGCAGCCATGGGAGCACGTTCGGTGGCAATCCGCTGGCCGCCGCGATTGGCGAGGCCGCAATCGACGTCCTCGTCGAGGAGAAGCTCTCGGAGAACGCGGAGAAGATGGGTGCCTACTTCCGCAAACGCCTCGAGGAGATCCGGAACCCGAAGATCAGGGAGATCCGCCAGAAAGGCCTCCTGATCGG
This genomic window contains:
- the rocD gene encoding ornithine--oxo-acid transaminase gives rise to the protein MDAKYYIGLDETYGAHNYHPLPVVISKAKGVWVWDVEGKKYIDMLSSYSAINQGHLHPRIVKAAKDQMDKVTLTSRAFCNDWMGPFLKKLCEVAGMDVALPMNTGAEAVETSIKVARRFMHETKGIPEDEGEIIVMENNFHGRTTTIISFSSDPDSRRGFGPFTPGFVTVPYNDVRAVQRAVTPKTIGILVEPIQGEAGINIPSPGYLKELRRICDEHKILLILDEIQTGWARTGKMFAFMHEGIKPDVLCVGKALGGGLYPVSASLARKDIMDVFTPGSHGSTFGGNPLAAAIGEAAIDVLVEEKLSENAEKMGAYFRKRLEEIRNPKIREIRQKGLLIGVEFHLGKDETVRPICEKLMAKGVLAKDTHEKTVRFAPPLVITKADIDWAIERIKPVFEAA